The Leucobacter viscericola genome includes a window with the following:
- a CDS encoding response regulator: protein MNARPLALVVEDSDDQSALLRHLLERQGYEVFSAPNAEVAVAAFVNIEPRVAILDLRLPGMSGTECARLVRERFPDCFIIVSSVLDAADYPAADAALPKPITGADLRKLLEGLAP, encoded by the coding sequence ATGAATGCCCGCCCGCTCGCCCTTGTTGTCGAAGACAGCGACGATCAGTCTGCGCTGCTGCGGCACCTCCTCGAGCGTCAGGGGTACGAGGTCTTCAGCGCTCCCAACGCAGAGGTGGCCGTGGCCGCGTTTGTGAATATCGAGCCGCGCGTTGCGATACTCGACCTTCGCCTGCCTGGAATGAGTGGCACGGAGTGCGCCCGTCTCGTGCGGGAGCGGTTTCCCGATTGCTTCATCATCGTCAGTTCCGTTCTCGACGCGGCAGACTACCCCGCAGCTGACGCGGCCCTGCCAAAGCCGATTACGGGCGCTGATCTGCGAAAGCTACTCGAGGGGCTCGCTCCGTGA
- a CDS encoding glycosyltransferase family 2 protein yields MGDSNWPQVVLIIFLLVCVFLGTTPVLNTALQFLVLPFHAVKNHYRHAAPYFPNVAVIVPAWNEALVIGASIDRLLTLGYPPERLRIYVVDDASTDDTPAVVLGKAAEHPGRVFHLRRDVGGEGKAHTLNHGISRVLAEPWAEAILIMDADVIFARDSLRKMTRHLADERVGAVTAYIAEGSEDRNYLTRFIGVEYIIAQLASRRAQNVLGAIACLAGGAQLHSRANLEAIGGRIPTGTLAEDTMTTFESQLKGRRMVFEPHAKVYAEEPRSLDALWKQRLRWARGNVQLTSIYKRLWFRPSRTHHLGSIPFGLSWFSILLLPAWMLLASFSLLALLLMDTNIDEVAFRFTWIVAACTYIFSMVFSVQLDPAHGLRSWREALLFPGVGAMLVMAIAIFPRTSGLAMTDLFGNTSEQSRFAFTILLYLWGPVSMLGAWVARLVERLPGGRFFTGLLIYFFGYGSLLCAITVDSYIKEWRRADASWVKTEKVGRVVS; encoded by the coding sequence ATGGGTGACTCGAACTGGCCACAGGTAGTGCTCATCATCTTTCTGCTGGTGTGCGTCTTTCTCGGCACAACACCGGTGTTGAATACCGCGCTCCAGTTTTTGGTGCTGCCGTTTCACGCCGTAAAGAATCACTATCGCCATGCGGCACCCTACTTTCCGAACGTCGCGGTGATCGTGCCCGCCTGGAACGAGGCGCTTGTGATCGGGGCCTCGATTGATCGGCTTCTAACCCTGGGGTACCCGCCTGAGCGTCTGCGTATTTACGTGGTGGACGACGCGTCGACCGATGACACCCCCGCCGTTGTGCTCGGTAAGGCCGCCGAGCACCCCGGCCGCGTGTTTCATCTGCGCCGCGACGTCGGCGGCGAGGGCAAAGCGCACACGCTGAACCACGGCATCTCACGAGTGCTCGCGGAGCCGTGGGCGGAAGCCATCCTCATCATGGATGCCGACGTCATTTTCGCGCGTGACTCACTCCGCAAGATGACCCGACACCTTGCGGACGAGCGGGTCGGCGCCGTAACCGCCTACATCGCCGAGGGGAGTGAGGATCGCAACTACCTCACCCGGTTTATCGGTGTGGAGTACATCATCGCCCAGCTCGCATCGCGTCGCGCGCAGAACGTGCTCGGCGCAATCGCGTGCCTCGCTGGTGGAGCGCAACTGCACTCACGCGCGAACCTCGAGGCAATCGGTGGCAGGATCCCAACCGGCACACTCGCCGAAGACACGATGACAACCTTCGAGAGCCAACTCAAGGGCCGCCGCATGGTGTTCGAGCCGCACGCGAAGGTGTACGCGGAAGAACCCCGCTCTTTGGATGCGCTGTGGAAACAGCGCCTCCGCTGGGCGCGCGGCAACGTGCAGCTGACTTCGATCTACAAGCGGCTGTGGTTTCGACCAAGCCGCACCCATCACCTCGGCAGCATTCCGTTTGGTCTGAGCTGGTTCAGCATCCTGCTGCTGCCAGCCTGGATGTTGCTCGCGTCGTTCTCCCTGCTCGCGCTGCTCCTCATGGATACCAACATCGACGAGGTGGCCTTCCGCTTCACCTGGATCGTCGCAGCCTGCACCTACATCTTTTCGATGGTGTTTTCTGTGCAGTTGGATCCCGCGCACGGCCTCAGGTCTTGGCGAGAGGCGCTGCTGTTTCCCGGGGTGGGTGCCATGCTCGTGATGGCCATTGCGATTTTCCCGAGAACCTCCGGTCTTGCGATGACAGATCTCTTCGGAAACACCTCAGAGCAGAGCCGGTTTGCCTTTACGATCCTGCTCTACCTGTGGGGTCCCGTCTCAATGCTGGGCGCCTGGGTTGCGCGCCTCGTTGAGCGTTTGCCGGGCGGGCGATTCTTCACGGGATTACTCATTTACTTTTTCGGATACGGATCACTGCTGTGCGCGATTACAGTTGACTCATACATAAAGGAATGGCGCCGCGCCGACGCCTCCTGGGTGAAGACCGAGAAAGTGGGAAGGGTCGTCTCATGA
- a CDS encoding PHP domain-containing protein: MTAAILRGDHHVHSTFSDDAVSTLQENVAAAVAAGLDTVRLVDHVRSSTDWVPEYLAAVHALQIPDGLTVLTGVETKVLDVSGALDLPALPAGIDRILIADHQFPSSEGPLSPSTVTERLAAGWSVEDALDDLVTSLVQAMQRHPGNQLAHCFSILPKVGLSEAQLGGERLQLWAETAAATDTFVEVNEKWGCPEPATLAALRRSGATLVASTDSHRAEDVGRYRRVPEMLEAVSAHG; the protein is encoded by the coding sequence ATGACCGCTGCGATTCTGCGCGGTGACCATCACGTCCACTCAACCTTTTCTGATGACGCGGTCTCAACGCTCCAAGAAAATGTTGCCGCAGCGGTGGCTGCCGGTCTTGATACCGTGCGGCTCGTCGATCACGTTCGCAGCAGCACCGACTGGGTGCCGGAGTACCTCGCGGCGGTACACGCGCTGCAGATCCCTGACGGGTTGACGGTGCTCACCGGAGTGGAAACCAAGGTGCTCGATGTTTCTGGAGCGCTAGACCTGCCCGCGTTGCCAGCCGGGATCGACCGGATTCTGATCGCTGACCACCAGTTCCCAAGCAGCGAGGGTCCCCTCTCACCGAGCACGGTCACCGAGCGACTCGCAGCGGGCTGGTCAGTCGAAGATGCACTCGACGACCTGGTCACCTCGCTGGTCCAAGCGATGCAACGCCACCCGGGCAATCAACTCGCGCACTGCTTCTCAATCCTCCCGAAGGTTGGCCTCAGCGAGGCTCAGCTCGGCGGCGAGCGCCTCCAACTGTGGGCAGAGACCGCCGCGGCCACCGATACCTTTGTTGAGGTCAATGAGAAGTGGGGCTGCCCGGAGCCCGCGACGCTTGCAGCGCTGCGGCGATCCGGAGCCACCCTCGTCGCCTCAACCGACAGCCACCGCGCGGAAGACGTTGGTCGCTACCGCCGCGTGCCCGAGATGCTGGAGGCTGTGAGCGCGCATGGGTGA